One genomic window of Evansella cellulosilytica DSM 2522 includes the following:
- the splB gene encoding spore photoproduct lyase, whose translation MQQKPFTPQLVYIEPAALEYPLGVKLKDKFEKMNIEIRNTTSHNQVRNIPGDNDLQKYRNAKSTLVVGVRKTLKFDTSKPSAEYAIPLATGCMGHCQYCYLQTTMGSKPYIRTYVNLEEILDTASKYMEERAPDITRFEAACTSDIVGIDHLTHSLKKTIEFFGKKDLGNLRFVTKYHHVDHLLDADHQGKTRFRFSINADYVIKNFEHGTSRLKDRIDAAAKVARAGYPLGFIVAPIYLHEGWKSGYKEMFEILDETLPDDVRKDITFEFIQHRFTKPAKKVIQKNYPMTKLELNEEKRKYKWGKYGIGKYVYQTDEQEDIKDTLYQYMEGYFPDAKIEYFT comes from the coding sequence ATGCAACAAAAACCATTTACACCTCAGCTCGTTTATATAGAACCAGCTGCTCTTGAATATCCTCTCGGTGTAAAGCTAAAGGATAAGTTTGAAAAAATGAATATTGAAATACGAAATACAACGTCCCACAATCAAGTGAGAAATATTCCAGGGGATAATGACCTTCAAAAGTACCGCAATGCAAAGTCGACACTCGTAGTTGGAGTGAGGAAGACATTAAAATTTGATACATCAAAACCATCAGCAGAATATGCTATTCCTTTAGCAACAGGTTGTATGGGTCACTGCCAATATTGTTACTTACAAACGACAATGGGAAGTAAGCCTTACATAAGAACATATGTTAATCTAGAAGAGATTTTAGATACAGCATCAAAATATATGGAGGAAAGAGCCCCCGATATTACAAGGTTTGAGGCTGCCTGTACTTCTGACATTGTTGGGATAGATCATTTAACACATTCGTTAAAGAAAACAATCGAATTTTTTGGTAAAAAAGATTTAGGCAATCTTCGATTTGTTACAAAGTACCATCATGTTGATCATCTTTTAGATGCAGATCATCAAGGAAAAACACGCTTTCGTTTTAGTATAAATGCAGACTATGTAATAAAAAACTTTGAGCACGGCACCTCTAGGCTAAAGGATAGAATCGATGCCGCTGCAAAGGTTGCTCGAGCTGGATATCCGCTAGGTTTTATCGTTGCCCCTATTTATTTACATGAAGGCTGGAAATCAGGCTATAAAGAAATGTTTGAAATATTAGACGAAACGTTACCAGACGATGTCCGAAAAGATATTACATTTGAATTTATACAACATCGCTTTACGAAGCCAGCAAAAAAAGTGATACAAAAAAATTATCCTATGACAAAACTAGAGTTGAACGAGGAAAAAAGAAAATATAAATGGGGAAAGTATGGGATAGGTAAGTACGTTTATCAAACAGATGAACAAGAGGATATAAAAGATACGCTATATCAATATATGGAAGGGTACTTTCCCGATGCAAAAATTGAATATTTCACGTGA
- a CDS encoding transcriptional regulator SplA domain-containing protein — protein sequence MDITQLHPGDSVFVICRNPHTQSVAQIQEAAIVDHPDYPGRTVLFLFDDYMPLTDDYAMFNNYEEAEEMYNLYFNESDVDVF from the coding sequence GTGGATATTACACAACTTCACCCTGGTGATTCCGTTTTCGTGATTTGTCGGAATCCACATACACAATCTGTAGCACAAATCCAAGAAGCAGCGATCGTTGACCATCCAGATTATCCTGGCAGAACTGTCTTATTTCTTTTTGATGACTATATGCCATTAACAGATGATTATGCGATGTTTAATAATTATGAAGAAGCTGAAGAAATGTACAATTTGTATTTTAATGAATCTGATGTAGATGTATTTTAG
- a CDS encoding ABC transporter permease subunit — translation MFHKALWYQNFKQTKILMFFLLVLYIIHLPFQAMLQVESWRVELEEFGQINMYYWSSGQTIYFIFSEGALPIFIMIAIIFLACLLIGVERNTRRMDFTFSFPFKRRDIFLSKMIYGMFMIISFHTINFLVAYLILFQSEFRYTLSDVTMTNIYFGPLIVFLFIFTFALFIGTITGEMISQVVLTFIFGIFPLGIAFLIITSMDIHRAQPYYREFPYWVETYTPLFYITSTTNGFINSVLYPLIGLVIFAILSILLYQKNKIEHNGEFLIFKQLHPIFKYGIIICFSLFGGIIISSLAPWGGSQTFQIIGYWIGFVIFALFSYLISRRLLNMNVLVRNK, via the coding sequence TTGTTTCATAAAGCGCTTTGGTATCAAAATTTCAAGCAAACGAAAATATTAATGTTTTTTTTACTCGTTCTGTACATTATTCATTTACCTTTTCAAGCGATGCTACAAGTTGAATCATGGCGAGTAGAGCTAGAGGAATTTGGTCAAATAAATATGTATTATTGGTCATCAGGTCAGACAATTTATTTTATCTTTTCTGAAGGTGCTCTCCCGATTTTTATTATGATTGCAATCATTTTTCTCGCTTGCCTGCTCATTGGCGTGGAAAGAAACACGAGAAGAATGGACTTTACTTTCTCCTTTCCTTTTAAAAGGCGTGATATATTTTTATCTAAAATGATTTATGGCATGTTTATGATTATAAGCTTTCATACGATAAATTTTCTTGTCGCTTACTTAATACTATTTCAATCAGAATTTAGGTATACCCTTTCAGACGTCACGATGACCAACATTTACTTTGGTCCATTGATCGTATTTCTATTTATTTTTACTTTTGCACTTTTCATCGGCACTATTACAGGAGAAATGATTTCTCAAGTAGTGTTAACGTTTATTTTTGGAATATTTCCTTTAGGGATCGCCTTCCTAATCATTACTAGTATGGATATTCATCGAGCCCAACCGTATTATCGAGAGTTCCCTTATTGGGTCGAAACATATACACCGTTGTTTTACATTACATCAACTACGAATGGCTTTATAAACAGTGTCCTTTATCCATTAATCGGGCTCGTTATTTTTGCAATATTAAGCATCCTCCTTTATCAAAAAAATAAAATTGAACATAATGGAGAGTTTCTTATTTTCAAGCAGCTACACCCTATTTTTAAATACGGTATAATCATTTGCTTTTCGCTTTTTGGTGGAATTATCATCTCTTCGCTAGCACCATGGGGAGGATCACAGACTTTCCAAATTATCGGCTACTGGATTGGGTTCGTCATATTTGCCCTTTTTTCCTATTTAATTTCAAGAAGATTACTAAATATGAACGTATTAGTTAGAAACAAATAA
- a CDS encoding ATP-binding cassette domain-containing protein, whose translation MKIKHLSKKINGVEVLSDINFEIKTGSIVGIIGRNGAGKTTLLRTMVGILEPSKGDVCISDKSIFTYPELKQDIIFVPDSSEALKAYSTREIITLYESIYPRFDIDYFHELMNRFSLPYVRKIGSYSKGMKALFSLVIAFSTKAKYILLDEPTDGLDVIVKNRVLKVLVEEVAVNEVSVIISSHRLDELEFMANEIVMIKEGLVDSHYELDAMKSQFIKAQIVFKKQLPEVVQNKVIIINQTGRVYTVLFNKDEEIESLIHEHAPILYEELSLSLEDIFIAKLGGDEFVS comes from the coding sequence GTGAAAATTAAACACCTTTCAAAAAAAATAAACGGTGTTGAAGTGTTGTCTGATATTAATTTTGAGATTAAAACAGGAAGTATTGTCGGTATTATCGGAAGAAATGGAGCAGGTAAGACAACACTACTTAGAACGATGGTAGGTATATTGGAGCCTTCTAAAGGCGATGTTTGTATAAGCGATAAAAGTATATTTACCTATCCCGAATTAAAGCAGGATATAATATTTGTCCCCGATTCATCTGAGGCATTAAAAGCCTACAGCACACGTGAAATCATTACACTTTATGAAAGCATTTATCCTCGTTTTGATATTGATTATTTTCATGAGCTCATGAACAGATTTTCTTTACCTTACGTGAGGAAAATTGGTAGCTACTCTAAAGGCATGAAAGCATTATTTTCTCTCGTCATCGCGTTTTCTACAAAGGCAAAATACATACTTTTAGACGAGCCAACTGACGGTCTTGATGTCATTGTAAAAAATCGTGTACTCAAAGTGTTAGTGGAAGAAGTAGCTGTAAACGAGGTGTCCGTTATTATTTCTTCCCATCGGTTAGACGAACTCGAATTTATGGCAAATGAAATCGTCATGATTAAAGAAGGGCTTGTGGATAGTCATTATGAATTAGATGCGATGAAGTCGCAATTTATAAAAGCACAAATTGTGTTCAAAAAACAATTACCAGAAGTAGTTCAAAATAAAGTAATCATTATTAATCAAACTGGACGTGTGTACACAGTGTTGTTTAATAAAGATGAAGAGATTGAATCGTTAATTCATGAGCATGCACCTATTTTATATGAGGAGCTTTCTCTTTCACTAGAAGATATCTTTATCGCAAAACTAGGGGGTGACGAATTTGTTTCATAA
- a CDS encoding GntR family transcriptional regulator → MYFNIDPKKNVPLYEQVIHQVKEMCAKGILQPNEKLPSVRELSSQMVINPNTVSKAYQELERQGVIVTIRGRGTFISEDFTHTFDPRLLKNMKQSLKQIIIDSHYAGITKEELTKWIEEVYKEIGGQKREN, encoded by the coding sequence ATGTATTTCAACATTGACCCAAAGAAGAATGTTCCTTTATACGAGCAAGTGATCCACCAAGTGAAGGAAATGTGCGCAAAAGGGATTTTACAGCCAAACGAAAAGCTCCCTTCCGTTCGAGAGCTTTCTTCACAAATGGTGATTAACCCGAACACAGTGAGTAAGGCGTACCAGGAGTTAGAGCGGCAAGGTGTTATTGTAACTATTCGTGGGCGTGGGACGTTTATTTCTGAAGACTTCACACACACATTTGATCCAAGGCTGCTGAAAAATATGAAGCAATCTTTAAAGCAAATTATCATTGATAGCCATTATGCTGGAATAACAAAGGAAGAGCTTACAAAGTGGATTGAAGAAGTTTATAAAGAGATTGGAGGTCAAAAACGTGAAAATTAA
- a CDS encoding NAD-dependent epimerase/dehydratase family protein encodes MRHVLVLGGTRFFGKRLVQKLIDNGDNVTVATRGETEVKFDGTVTRVKVNRFDRESMTSVFPDKKWDIIYDQICFSPDDAQDACDVFAGKVNRYVLTSTLSVYQFNEKAAKEEKDFNPFAYDIQSGRKEDFDYSEGKRLAEAVFFQKANFPVVAPRPPIVFGLDDYTERLQYHIRKILRGDKIGIDNVEAKISFVDSEDLAQFLFWIGHQDFVGPVNASAPDQITLGDMIALIERKTGGRAIVKASLSKEESSPMNFPTSYYQDVAFAKAEGYTFKPLSEWFEPLIEALVKNEKST; translated from the coding sequence ATGAGACATGTGTTAGTTCTCGGAGGAACGCGATTTTTTGGTAAAAGATTAGTACAAAAGCTTATTGATAACGGTGACAATGTTACTGTCGCTACTCGAGGAGAGACGGAGGTTAAATTTGATGGAACAGTAACTCGTGTGAAGGTAAACAGATTTGACCGAGAGTCGATGACATCAGTATTCCCAGATAAAAAGTGGGATATCATTTACGATCAGATTTGCTTTTCGCCTGATGACGCACAAGATGCATGTGATGTATTTGCGGGGAAAGTAAATAGATATGTGCTGACGTCTACGCTATCAGTGTATCAATTCAATGAAAAAGCCGCTAAGGAAGAAAAAGATTTTAACCCTTTTGCTTATGACATACAATCTGGCAGGAAAGAAGATTTTGATTATAGTGAAGGGAAGCGACTAGCGGAAGCCGTTTTCTTTCAAAAGGCCAACTTCCCAGTTGTTGCACCACGCCCACCAATCGTTTTTGGCTTAGATGATTACACGGAGCGGCTCCAATATCACATAAGAAAAATATTGCGCGGTGACAAAATTGGAATTGATAACGTAGAAGCAAAAATTTCTTTCGTAGATTCTGAAGACTTAGCACAATTTTTATTTTGGATAGGCCATCAAGACTTTGTTGGACCTGTAAACGCTTCTGCCCCCGATCAAATAACATTAGGTGATATGATTGCTTTAATAGAACGGAAAACAGGGGGAAGAGCAATAGTGAAAGCGTCTTTATCGAAAGAGGAAAGTTCACCAATGAATTTCCCAACGTCTTACTATCAAGATGTCGCGTTCGCCAAAGCCGAAGGATACACATTTAAGCCGTTATCTGAATGGTTTGAACCACTAATTGAAGCACTTGTAAAAAATGAAAAATCTACTTAA
- a CDS encoding CGCGG family rSAM-modified RiPP protein: MKQDQSWSASLEHGEYAHDQALVIQHSIEAVDETATGTYVNLVTPNEFGNPEEYLTEVLIEKFGSSINVQYKDECGCGGHVLRVYK; this comes from the coding sequence ATGAAACAGGATCAATCTTGGTCTGCATCATTAGAGCATGGCGAATACGCTCATGATCAAGCGCTCGTTATTCAACATAGTATTGAAGCAGTAGATGAAACTGCAACTGGAACGTATGTGAATCTAGTAACACCAAATGAATTTGGCAACCCAGAAGAATATTTAACAGAAGTGCTCATAGAAAAATTCGGCAGCAGTATTAACGTGCAATATAAAGATGAATGCGGCTGTGGCGGACACGTGTTGAGGGTGTACAAATAG
- a CDS encoding RNA polymerase sigma factor produces the protein MCELNDRMLVQKALSGDEEAFKQLIATYQTTVERFARQIGVREEDLQDVTQEVFIKMYRFLHKYSRGKFSTWLYSVTHNVAKDSFRKLNREKSKVLKTIQAQPSVFYEENLDLSEDAAILHKAIQCLDEKYRVPIVLFYFHEASIKDISAILAMREATVKTRLKRGKDQLKASLEEGGYEYESRAF, from the coding sequence ATGTGTGAATTAAATGATCGTATGTTAGTTCAAAAAGCATTGTCTGGTGATGAAGAAGCTTTTAAACAGTTAATAGCGACCTATCAAACAACTGTTGAACGTTTTGCCCGGCAAATCGGCGTTCGAGAAGAGGATTTACAAGATGTAACGCAAGAAGTCTTTATTAAAATGTATCGGTTTCTCCATAAATACTCTAGAGGGAAGTTTTCTACATGGCTATATAGCGTGACTCATAATGTCGCAAAGGATAGCTTCCGTAAATTAAACAGGGAGAAATCAAAGGTGTTAAAAACAATTCAGGCACAACCATCAGTGTTTTACGAGGAAAACTTAGATTTATCTGAGGATGCAGCTATTTTACACAAGGCGATTCAGTGCTTAGACGAAAAATATCGCGTACCAATTGTCCTATTTTATTTCCATGAAGCTTCAATCAAAGATATTTCAGCTATATTGGCTATGCGAGAAGCAACTGTAAAAACTCGTTTAAAGCGCGGAAAGGATCAGCTTAAAGCATCTTTAGAGGAAGGAGGCTACGAATATGAGTCAAGAGCGTTTTGA
- a CDS encoding ABC transporter ATP-binding protein has product MFSVLKKLGWFFKRHWKRYTIAVTILLVVSLLEVLPPRMLGIFIDELNQGQLTAEKLTFYILFLLGLMVLIYFMTFVWMRQLFGGAFIIERTLRSKYMHHLMKMTPTFYEKNKTGDLMAKATNDLKAISVTTGFGVLTLIDSTVFLIIILFMMTFLVSWKLTLAAFLPLPIMAWIIKRYGKIIHERFTKAQDAFGNMNDQVLESIAGVRVIRAFVKEKDDQQRFEKLTNDVLQKNISVARIDALFEPTIKILVGISYMIGLGYGAYLVFHNEITLGQLASFNIYLGMLIWPMFAFGELMNIMQRGNASMDRLNTTLSYKADVISSDKSVFVERPEAISFNNLSFQYPGVSDTALKNIVLHVARGATVGVVGKTGSGKTTLFKQLLREYPIDANKLHISHTPIERISLKQLKGWIGYVPQDQFLFSKTIKENILFGRPDAEEFDLYRVMDLAAITKDIETFSNGIMTLVGEKGVSLSGGQKQRISIARALIKDPDILLLDDALSAVDAKTEAFIVRNIRKVRQGKTTFIAAHRMSAVRHADIIVVLEGGKVIEQGTHDELMEQRGWYAMQYFKQQMEQSEKEVYQHESK; this is encoded by the coding sequence ATGTTTTCAGTTTTAAAAAAGCTAGGGTGGTTCTTTAAGCGACATTGGAAAAGGTATACGATCGCAGTTACTATATTACTAGTCGTCAGTTTACTAGAAGTATTACCACCTAGAATGCTAGGGATTTTCATAGATGAATTAAATCAAGGTCAGTTAACAGCAGAAAAACTAACCTTTTATATTCTCTTTTTATTAGGACTGATGGTCCTCATCTATTTCATGACATTCGTTTGGATGAGGCAGCTATTTGGAGGCGCTTTTATTATAGAGCGAACATTGAGGTCAAAGTATATGCACCATTTGATGAAGATGACACCAACCTTCTATGAAAAAAATAAAACCGGTGATTTAATGGCGAAAGCGACGAATGATTTAAAAGCTATCTCTGTCACGACGGGTTTTGGTGTGTTAACTTTGATAGATTCCACAGTATTTTTAATTATCATTTTATTTATGATGACATTTTTAGTGAGCTGGAAGCTAACACTTGCTGCATTTTTACCACTCCCAATTATGGCGTGGATTATTAAACGATACGGCAAGATCATTCACGAACGTTTTACGAAAGCACAGGATGCATTTGGAAATATGAACGATCAAGTGCTTGAATCGATAGCGGGAGTCCGTGTTATTCGTGCATTTGTAAAAGAAAAGGACGATCAGCAGCGATTCGAAAAATTAACAAATGACGTTTTACAAAAAAACATTTCTGTTGCGCGAATTGATGCTCTATTTGAGCCGACGATAAAAATACTAGTAGGAATAAGCTATATGATTGGTTTAGGCTATGGAGCATATCTAGTTTTTCATAATGAAATTACGTTAGGGCAGCTAGCATCGTTCAACATTTATTTAGGAATGCTTATTTGGCCGATGTTTGCATTTGGTGAACTCATGAATATTATGCAACGTGGAAATGCATCGATGGACCGTTTAAATACGACATTGTCATATAAAGCAGATGTAATATCAAGTGACAAATCAGTTTTTGTAGAAAGACCTGAAGCTATATCATTTAACAATTTATCATTTCAATATCCAGGGGTAAGTGACACTGCTTTAAAAAATATTGTGTTGCATGTTGCTAGAGGAGCAACAGTCGGTGTTGTAGGTAAAACTGGGAGTGGAAAAACGACATTATTCAAGCAACTGCTGCGAGAGTATCCCATTGACGCGAACAAATTGCACATCTCTCATACACCGATTGAGAGAATCTCTTTAAAGCAGTTAAAAGGCTGGATTGGCTATGTGCCACAGGATCAATTTTTATTTTCCAAAACGATTAAAGAAAATATTTTATTCGGTCGTCCTGACGCAGAGGAGTTTGATTTATATCGCGTAATGGACTTAGCTGCAATTACGAAAGATATCGAAACGTTTTCCAATGGAATCATGACTTTAGTTGGAGAAAAGGGTGTGTCACTTTCAGGGGGACAAAAGCAGCGAATCTCTATCGCAAGAGCATTAATCAAGGACCCTGACATTCTCTTATTGGACGATGCATTATCAGCGGTGGATGCAAAAACAGAGGCTTTTATCGTGCGGAACATTAGAAAGGTGAGGCAAGGGAAGACTACGTTTATCGCTGCACATCGTATGTCAGCCGTTCGTCATGCAGATATTATTGTCGTTTTAGAAGGAGGAAAAGTAATAGAACAAGGTACACATGATGAATTAATGGAACAGCGCGGATGGTATGCAATGCAATATTTTAAGCAGCAAATGGAGCAATCAGAAAAGGAGGTGTATCAGCATGAAAGTAAGTAA
- a CDS encoding ABC transporter ATP-binding protein, translating into MKVSKRLFRYALQFKKTMIAALLFLAIAAAAELTGPFIAKTMIDNHILGIERPWVEVEENGEVYYAGSHFVRTDRYDGVLTDQKEVQIFQFGLTYYLLHERVIMDGSRHVEHETLIIDRQGDISEYAVQALTASEVFQFFQPEIPYVMLLMGGYFILILIAAFFHYHQRFLLQESANRIIKKMREDVFAKVHQLPVQYFDHIPAGKIVSRITNDTEAIRELYVRVLATFFTSIIYMTGIFIALYLLDPSLATMTLFIVPVIIIWMIFYRKFAGKFNRVIRERLSDINGKINESIQGMSLIQAFGREKEVTNEFEAVNKEHFQYNRKLLSLNAATSFNLVNFFRNLTFVLLIWYFGGGALGVGTVFTMGVLYAFVDYINRLFEPVNGIVNQLAQLEEARIAAERVFTLMDEPGVEVNHTHVERFHGNVRFDRVSFAYEKDEYVLNNISFFAKKGETVAFVGHTGSGKSSIMNILFRFYDHQQGRITIDNIDIHSISKQAVRKHMAIVLQDPFLFTGTIATNVSMNDPTVSREEIVAALEKVGAIEMIQSLPNGIDEEVKEKGSTLSAGQRQLISFARALVFNPAILILDEATANIDTETEEVIQQALNIVKAGRTTFVIAHRLSTIRKADQILVLNRGEIVERGDHESLMGQQGLYYAMYQLQAGNKIDTA; encoded by the coding sequence ATGAAAGTAAGTAAACGACTTTTTCGCTATGCACTTCAGTTTAAAAAGACAATGATAGCTGCACTGCTATTTTTAGCTATCGCAGCGGCCGCTGAACTCACAGGCCCTTTTATTGCAAAAACGATGATTGATAATCATATATTAGGGATAGAAAGACCGTGGGTTGAGGTAGAAGAAAATGGTGAAGTGTATTATGCTGGTAGCCACTTTGTTCGTACAGATCGATATGATGGTGTGTTAACAGACCAAAAGGAAGTGCAAATTTTCCAATTTGGATTAACCTATTATTTATTGCATGAGAGAGTTATTATGGATGGCAGTAGGCATGTAGAGCATGAGACTTTAATTATCGATCGGCAAGGTGACATCTCTGAATACGCTGTTCAAGCATTAACGGCAAGTGAAGTATTTCAGTTTTTTCAACCTGAAATACCGTATGTTATGTTATTAATGGGTGGCTATTTCATTCTCATTTTGATCGCAGCATTTTTTCATTATCACCAAAGGTTTTTATTACAGGAATCAGCAAATCGCATTATAAAGAAAATGCGAGAAGATGTTTTCGCGAAGGTTCACCAACTACCAGTGCAATATTTTGACCACATACCAGCAGGGAAGATTGTTTCAAGAATTACGAATGATACAGAGGCAATTAGAGAGCTTTATGTACGGGTGTTGGCAACTTTTTTTACGAGTATTATTTATATGACAGGGATATTTATCGCTTTATATTTACTAGACCCATCACTTGCAACGATGACTTTATTCATTGTTCCCGTTATTATTATATGGATGATTTTTTATCGGAAATTTGCTGGGAAGTTTAACCGTGTTATTCGTGAACGGTTGAGTGACATTAACGGTAAAATCAATGAAAGTATACAAGGAATGTCATTAATTCAAGCTTTTGGTCGAGAAAAAGAAGTGACAAATGAGTTTGAAGCGGTTAATAAGGAGCATTTTCAATATAATCGAAAGCTACTTTCATTGAACGCTGCAACCTCTTTTAATCTAGTCAATTTCTTTAGAAATTTAACGTTTGTCTTACTAATATGGTACTTTGGTGGTGGAGCGCTCGGTGTAGGTACGGTATTCACAATGGGTGTTTTGTATGCATTTGTAGATTATATCAATAGACTCTTTGAACCAGTAAATGGCATTGTAAATCAGTTAGCACAGCTAGAAGAAGCGAGAATTGCCGCAGAGAGAGTGTTTACATTAATGGATGAGCCAGGTGTTGAGGTTAATCACACTCATGTTGAAAGGTTTCATGGTAATGTAAGATTTGACAGAGTATCCTTTGCATATGAAAAAGATGAGTATGTATTAAACAATATTTCCTTTTTCGCAAAAAAAGGAGAGACAGTTGCATTTGTTGGTCATACCGGATCTGGAAAAAGCTCAATAATGAATATTTTATTTCGTTTTTATGACCACCAACAAGGAAGGATCACAATTGATAACATAGACATACATTCTATCTCCAAGCAGGCAGTAAGAAAGCATATGGCTATAGTATTACAAGATCCCTTTTTATTTACTGGTACGATAGCTACAAATGTTAGTATGAATGACCCTACTGTTAGTAGAGAAGAAATAGTAGCAGCGTTAGAAAAAGTAGGTGCTATTGAGATGATTCAATCACTTCCAAATGGTATAGATGAAGAGGTGAAGGAAAAAGGTAGCACACTGTCTGCTGGTCAAAGACAGCTCATTTCCTTTGCACGAGCACTCGTATTCAATCCAGCAATTCTCATTCTAGATGAAGCAACAGCAAATATTGATACTGAAACAGAAGAAGTAATACAGCAGGCATTAAATATTGTAAAAGCGGGGAGAACAACATTTGTTATTGCCCACCGCCTATCAACGATCCGAAAAGCAGATCAAATATTAGTTCTTAATAGAGGGGAAATAGTAGAACGAGGCGATCATGAATCGTTAATGGGACAACAAGGCCTATATTACGCCATGTATCAGCTACAAGCAGGCAATAAAATCGATACTGCTTAA
- a CDS encoding glycoside hydrolase family 16 protein — MNLKRLLLSVSFVVCVFLFSFSILFSPESSIHMNDHVSVSMHEMSHGSRKVDLSTRVLNEVKLMKEDKEYFHEFKKEGWTLIWKDEFQNDQIDETKWNSENWAAEKNNELQFYTPENVHVNNGSLQLVSRKERFGGRDYTSGAIHTMDKFSFKYGKAEIRARLPSGQGVFPAFWMMPNIEGVWLPEIDIMEMLGHKPNEIWMVVHWLNEHGELKSKSNKYISENDFSNDFHTYAVKWSEEKITWLIDDVEVFTTDAYIPDNDMYLYLNTAIGGNWPGSPDETTIFPQVFEIEYVRVYEKNEEGI, encoded by the coding sequence GTGAATTTGAAGAGACTATTATTGTCAGTAAGTTTCGTTGTGTGCGTATTCCTTTTTTCCTTTTCAATTCTTTTTTCACCAGAGTCATCCATTCACATGAATGATCATGTTTCTGTATCGATGCATGAAATGAGTCACGGTTCCCGTAAAGTTGATTTAAGCACCCGTGTATTAAATGAAGTGAAGTTAATGAAGGAGGATAAGGAGTATTTTCATGAGTTTAAAAAAGAAGGTTGGACGTTAATATGGAAGGATGAATTTCAAAATGATCAAATAGATGAAACAAAGTGGAATAGCGAGAACTGGGCAGCGGAGAAGAATAATGAACTTCAGTTTTACACACCTGAAAATGTGCATGTAAATAATGGTTCCTTGCAGCTAGTGTCTAGAAAAGAGCGATTTGGTGGCCGGGATTATACATCAGGGGCGATACATACAATGGACAAGTTCAGCTTTAAATACGGAAAGGCTGAAATAAGAGCGAGACTTCCAAGTGGTCAAGGAGTTTTTCCAGCGTTTTGGATGATGCCTAATATTGAAGGTGTATGGTTGCCGGAAATTGATATTATGGAAATGCTTGGGCATAAGCCAAATGAGATTTGGATGGTTGTCCATTGGTTAAATGAACATGGAGAGTTGAAGAGTAAATCAAATAAGTATATTAGTGAAAATGATTTCTCAAATGACTTTCATACATACGCGGTTAAATGGTCAGAAGAGAAGATAACGTGGTTGATTGATGACGTTGAAGTATTTACTACAGATGCATATATCCCAGATAACGACATGTATCTATATTTAAATACGGCCATCGGCGGAAATTGGCCAGGAAGTCCTGATGAGACAACGATATTTCCTCAAGTTTTTGAAATAGAGTACGTGAGAGTATACGAAAAAAATGAGGAGGGAATATAA